Sequence from the Aspergillus nidulans FGSC A4 chromosome III genome:
GCATTTGTGTTGAACAAGGGTATGCATATAAGAACCAGTATAGTATACTGGAAATATTTGATATTATTTGCAAATTAGAACAATATCTCAGTATGTACAATGCATCCAACCACTAGGACACGCTAATAAAAGTTCAAAAGGCTGAAGACACTGAAGATTCATGCACTAGTAACTCGGTAGTTCAGTATGCAAAGAAAATGCTCAACTCAAACAATATACAATGAACATCATAGAGGAAGTCGAGGTGTGAAGAAGTCGCTTAGTATAGGCTAGAATTTTGCGAAAATGACAAAACTCATTTACTCGTTGTCGACAAACGAGTTCGCGAGCCGGCCAATAACAGGAACCTCAAAGTGCTCGAGTGTATCAACTGCGACTGTGAGCTTCTATACGGAGATCTGATGATTGGCTCTTACCGTCGCGATAGGCTTTCAGGCTGAGGAAGCCGATCAATGCAAGGTCGCAAATAAATAGTAGCCATGAAAAGAAACTGGACCATGAGAATATAAGGTGGATTATCTGCACCGCATGAGCATGAGACCTCAGGAAAATGGCCAGACACAACTTACGAACATGACAGTGAACAACATGCTTGACTGCCATGCGTGAAATCTACATCCGGCGCACATTAGCCAAGCTCGTGAAATTAACATTCAACATACCGAACATAGTCGCTCTTGTGCTCGAGTAAAAGCAGAAAAACCCCGCCGgctggaggaagaagcagatatGCCAGCATAGCCTCGACATCCATCCGAATGGGGAGACTTGTTTCAAAGGCCCCTAGATTCCATCTGCCACTCTCCACATCCCCTCTACCGTACCCCGTATTGCCGTGCCCACTTGTATCTATGTGGCCGCTGCTCGCGAACTGGCTGGGAGATGGGAGGCCGCCCGCGGACGTGAACCCAGGAATCGAGGGAGAATGGAGTGGTGATCGGACGACGGGGGACTTGGAACGGTTCTCGAGAGACGGCGAGAACGCGCGCTCCACTTCGGGCGACTCGTCCTGGTAGGGAGCGAAGTTCATTGTGAAGTGATCTGGGGTTGTTGAGTGGTCTTGAGCTTCGTTGTTATCATATACAAGTCCTTATCGACCGCGTCAGGCGGTGATGTCTTGGCGCAATACAGAAATGCTTCATCGATGTTACACTGGGCTTTACTCTAAATTCTAATATGGAATCACGGAATGCTACATGGGTATCATTTTGCTCCAGACCGAGCGATTGAATTGGTGCTCTGAAAGAAACCAGGTCTCAAGTTCATTGCCTTCCCCGGCCACGCGTCACTCCTGGTCCCCGCGCAATCCCACTGACCGGTCGCCGCGTAGTCGTCGTGGACGGGTTCGTTCCTGACGTTTTAGATGTAGTTCTTGTGCCGCTTGTGCTGGTCTTTGAGTGAGATACACTCGGTGACCTCCCTATTCCGCTCCGAATCACCCGTCCCCTGGAAACAATCCGTGTGCCTCTGGTGCTCGTTGACTGtgccctctttctctcatcctcctcagcctttCGTGCCGCCGCTTCCCTCTGTTGTTGAAGTTCTCTTTCCCGCCTTTCCGCAGCTTGTTGTCTGAGAAGCTCCTCGTTTTCTAGGTCGGCCATATCTTGTGACGCGCCCTGCCAACTGGGGTTAAGTATGACCCGTTGGTTATGTTCCGTTTGAGACAGGATGCGCGTCCAGGTGTTAAGGAGGGTAGAGGCGGAGTTGACCGTACGTGAGACAGTCTGATTTACCGTCAATTTGAGCTTCAATTGTCAGGATACGACATGAACTTACCTCCATATTTCCTTTTGCCTTGTCGAGACTGCCCAGCAGCCCCTCTATAACCTGATTGACGTTGCGCACAATTCGTAGTTCGTTACGGAGGGCAGCTTCTCGCGCTTCTTGACGGTCAAAAAGCGTCTCTTCATCACGGTCGGTATCTGCAGGTGGCGGGGAGTTTTCTTGCTTGACCGCGGCCTGATtcaatttcttctttccacGTTTCGAAGGCGAGTCCCAGAGTTCGTCAGAATCAGAGTCGGACAGCTGTAGACGATCCATTTCTTCGGCGGTGCTGTAGGGAGCCATAGTGGGTATTTTAAATCGCGTAGACTGGAAAGTGCAAAGTGTAAACAAAATAAAGAGTGGACAAGCAATTAAGGTGTAGAGGATCTCTGGGGCTGAGGGGTAGACTAGACTAACTATGAAATCGACTCGTCAAACTGCAGTGAGGCTAGAGTGGTGGGGTGTGTGTTCCACTGTGAGCTGGCGCTTAATTAATTGTGTGGCTGGTGAATCTGCATTCCCGCCCTCTTCCCTTTGTTGCTGCCCTTCTGCTGTATTCTCagtctctccctcttcctctctcccacCATCATTTATCACTCATTCCCATCGCTATCAACCTGTCCGATTGGTGATATTTGGTCTACTGGCTCTCTGCATCTTGTTTGTCCCTTGTAACCAGTTGGACACGGTCGCTTTGGTGTAGTCGCGTCGGCCTCCCTTGATATCTCGGGACGtgtcgagatcctccagtGACCCAACTTTCACACTGTAAAGATTGCAAAAACTTCTTGGATCTCACATTCACTCAATAAGAAGCGACGAATTCATCTCGCGCAAATTGCTCTTATCCACTATGGCGACAACTCCACCGCCTGCGTCTTTCCTGCGCATTCCTCCTACCCCTCGACACGGCAATGGATATGATCAATACGAACCCTACTCTAC
This genomic interval carries:
- a CDS encoding DASH complex subunit DUO1 (transcript_id=CADANIAT00005435), coding for MAPYSTAEEMDRLQLSDSDSDELWDSPSKRGKKKLNQAAVKQENSPPPADTDRDEETLFDRQEAREAALRNELRIVRNVNQVIEGLLGSLDKAKGNMETVSRTVNSASTLLNTWTRILSQTEHNQRVILNPSWQGASQDMADLENEELLRQQAAERRERELQQQREAAARKAEEDERKRAQSTSTRGTRIVSRGRVIRSGIGRSPSVSHSKTSTSGTRTTSKTSGTNPSTTTTRRPVSGIARGPGVTRGRGRQ